A single Streptomyces sp. 2114.4 DNA region contains:
- the pafA gene encoding Pup--protein ligase: MDRRIFGLENEYGVTCTFRGQRRLSPDEVARYLFRRVVSWGRSSNVFLRNGARLYLDVGSHPEYATPECDNVTELVTHDKAGERILEGLLVDAERRLHEEGIAGDVYLFKNNTDSAGNSYGCHENYLVARHGEFSRLADILIPFLVTRQLLCGAGKVLQTPRGAVYCVSQRAEHIWEGVSSATTRSRPIINTRDEPHADAERYRRLHVIVGDSNMSETTMMLKVGATDLVLRMIEAGTVMRDLTLENPIRAIREVSHDITGQRKVRLASGREASALEVQQEYYEKAVDFCDRRGIRTGTVERVLELWGRTLEAIREEELDRISTEIDWVMKHQLIERYRTKNNITMSHPRVAQIDLAYHDIHRRRGLYYLLERKGQAERICNDLKIFEGKSVPPQTTRARLRGDFIRRAQEQRRDFTVDWVHLKLNDQAQRTVLCKDPFRSVDDRVEKLIAGM; encoded by the coding sequence ATGGACCGCCGCATTTTCGGGCTGGAGAACGAGTACGGCGTCACGTGCACGTTCAGGGGACAGCGCCGACTGTCGCCTGACGAAGTGGCGCGGTACCTCTTCCGCCGTGTCGTGTCATGGGGCCGCAGCAGCAATGTCTTCCTGCGGAACGGTGCCCGCCTGTACTTGGACGTGGGTTCGCACCCGGAATACGCAACTCCCGAGTGCGACAACGTGACCGAACTGGTCACGCACGACAAGGCCGGCGAGCGCATTCTCGAAGGTCTGCTCGTCGACGCCGAGCGCCGCCTGCATGAGGAGGGAATCGCGGGCGACGTCTATCTCTTCAAGAACAACACCGATTCGGCGGGAAACTCCTACGGATGTCACGAGAATTACCTCGTGGCCCGGCATGGTGAGTTCTCCCGGCTCGCGGACATCCTCATTCCGTTCCTCGTCACCCGTCAGCTGCTGTGCGGCGCGGGCAAGGTGCTGCAGACTCCGCGGGGCGCCGTCTACTGCGTCAGCCAGCGTGCGGAGCACATCTGGGAGGGCGTCTCCTCGGCGACGACCCGTTCCCGGCCGATCATCAACACCCGCGATGAACCGCATGCGGATGCCGAGCGCTATCGCCGGCTGCATGTCATCGTCGGTGACTCCAACATGTCCGAGACGACCATGATGCTGAAGGTCGGGGCCACCGATCTCGTGCTGCGCATGATCGAGGCGGGCACGGTCATGCGGGATCTGACGCTGGAGAACCCGATCCGGGCCATCCGTGAGGTCAGCCATGACATCACCGGGCAGCGAAAGGTGCGGCTGGCCAGCGGGCGCGAGGCATCGGCGCTCGAGGTCCAGCAGGAGTACTACGAAAAGGCCGTGGATTTCTGCGACCGCCGCGGAATCCGTACGGGCACCGTCGAACGGGTCCTGGAGCTGTGGGGCCGTACGCTCGAGGCGATCCGGGAGGAGGAGCTCGACCGTATCTCCACCGAGATCGACTGGGTGATGAAACATCAGCTCATCGAGCGGTACCGCACAAAGAACAACATCACCATGTCCCACCCCCGGGTGGCGCAGATAGACCTCGCGTATCACGACATCCATCGCCGCCGGGGGCTTTACTACCTCCTGGAGCGGAAGGGGCAAGCGGAGCGGATCTGTAACGACTTGAAAATCTTCGAGGGCAAGTCGGTACCGCCGCAGACCACTCGCGCCAGGCTGCGCGGTGACTTCATTCGCCGGGCACAGGAGCAGCGCCGTGATTTCACGGTCGACTGGGTGCATCTCAAGCTGAACGACCAGGCGCAGCGGACGGTGCTGTGCAAGGACCCCTTCCGTTCGGTGGACGACCGCGTGGAGAAGCTGATCGCAGGCATGTGA
- a CDS encoding MFS transporter → MAAGYAELLRTRHAARLLAGTLFGRLPNATAPLAVVLFVRAEGGSYALAGALSAVYGACNALGQPLLGRAVDLYGQPRVMLPASLLSALGMALLAAVGLDVLWLAYAAMVIAGFFTPPLEGGLRALWPGVLKRADRVHAAYALDAVAQEVMYAVGPLLVTLCVAAWSEGAALLVINLLGVLGALSVVLSEPSRQWRSGPREAHWLGALRSAGMLVLIGAFFFVGLALGSIAVAAVAYAEEHGGGMVSSWLLSALGAGALIGGLGYGAREWPGRPESRLRLLIGLLALGYLPLVLVPGVAGMTVLTGVAGVFLAPALACAFVVVDRHAPRGTVTEAFSWLVTTFGVGSAVGASVVGPAVEGGGAVAGFAVAGAGGLAALLVLLSTKRFLGDPVLRTAGAAPAENDRNGAVEPGFRAGRQA, encoded by the coding sequence ATGGCCGCGGGATATGCGGAGCTGCTCAGAACCCGGCACGCGGCCCGGCTCCTGGCGGGGACGCTGTTCGGCAGGCTGCCCAACGCCACCGCGCCGCTGGCCGTGGTCCTCTTCGTACGCGCCGAGGGCGGCAGCTATGCCCTGGCCGGTGCGCTCTCCGCGGTCTACGGCGCCTGCAACGCCCTCGGCCAGCCACTGCTGGGCCGGGCGGTGGACCTCTACGGCCAGCCGCGCGTGATGCTGCCCGCCTCGCTGCTCTCCGCGCTCGGTATGGCGCTGCTCGCGGCCGTCGGCCTGGATGTGCTCTGGCTCGCCTACGCGGCCATGGTGATCGCCGGTTTCTTCACCCCGCCCCTGGAGGGCGGCCTGCGGGCGCTGTGGCCCGGTGTCCTCAAGCGCGCGGACCGGGTGCACGCCGCCTACGCGCTGGACGCGGTGGCGCAGGAAGTCATGTACGCGGTGGGGCCGTTGCTGGTGACGCTGTGCGTGGCGGCCTGGTCGGAGGGGGCGGCGCTGTTGGTGATCAACCTGCTCGGGGTCCTGGGGGCGCTCTCCGTAGTGCTCAGCGAACCCTCCCGGCAGTGGCGCAGCGGGCCGCGAGAGGCGCACTGGCTGGGTGCGTTGCGCTCGGCCGGGATGCTGGTGCTGATCGGGGCGTTCTTCTTCGTGGGGCTGGCGCTGGGTTCGATCGCGGTCGCGGCGGTGGCGTACGCGGAGGAGCACGGCGGCGGGATGGTCTCCAGCTGGCTGCTGTCCGCGTTGGGTGCCGGCGCGCTGATCGGTGGCCTCGGCTACGGCGCGCGCGAGTGGCCGGGGCGGCCGGAGAGCCGGCTGCGACTGCTGATCGGGCTGCTGGCGCTGGGCTATCTGCCGCTGGTGCTGGTTCCGGGGGTGGCCGGAATGACGGTGTTGACCGGGGTCGCGGGAGTGTTCCTGGCGCCGGCGCTGGCCTGTGCCTTCGTGGTGGTGGACCGTCACGCGCCCCGGGGCACGGTGACGGAGGCGTTCTCCTGGCTGGTGACGACGTTCGGTGTCGGATCGGCGGTGGGTGCTTCCGTGGTGGGCCCGGCGGTCGAGGGCGGTGGCGCGGTGGCGGGTTTCGCGGTGGCCGGCGCCGGTGGGCTCGCCGCGCTGCTCGTCCTTTTGTCGACGAAGCGATTTCTCGGGGATCCCGTGCTGCGTACGGCGGGTGCGGCCCCGGCGGAAAATGATCGAAACGGGGCCGTCGAACCCGGTTTCAGAGCAGGCCGTCAGGCGTAA